A window from Azoarcus sp. DD4 encodes these proteins:
- a CDS encoding YeiH family protein translates to MNISAVRPAPGVRFGLAACVAITLSAAALAAIPALGRHGLGWLPLAVALGMLVGNLWPALPERGRAGLALARGPLMRAGIALYGLRIGLDEFAAVGWGGAAMALLMVASTLLLAMALGRRLGLDRHSALLIGAGSAICGAAAVAAADGVLGARARQVAAAVAAVVLFGTLGMYLLPLLYPALDLSGADFGLWIGLTVHELGHVVAAASAVGPEAASAALIEKMMRVMLLAPAVVWIAWLDGRSGGGGRLRVPFFLWAFFAAIALNASGVLPAAVQQAGAGLAQLLLAAGLAALGAATRFADVRAAGGRVWLLAALLWAYLLFAGLGMVYLLARLG, encoded by the coding sequence ATGAATATAAGCGCGGTACGGCCGGCTCCCGGCGTCCGATTCGGCCTTGCCGCCTGCGTGGCGATCACATTGTCGGCTGCGGCGCTGGCGGCGATTCCGGCGCTCGGCCGCCACGGCCTGGGCTGGCTGCCGCTGGCGGTGGCGCTTGGCATGCTGGTCGGCAACCTGTGGCCGGCGCTGCCGGAGCGCGGTCGCGCCGGGTTGGCGCTGGCGCGCGGGCCGCTGATGCGTGCCGGCATCGCGCTCTACGGCCTGCGCATCGGCCTCGACGAATTCGCCGCCGTGGGCTGGGGCGGTGCGGCGATGGCCCTGCTGATGGTCGCCTCCACCTTGCTGCTGGCGATGGCGCTTGGTCGCCGGCTCGGCCTGGATCGCCACAGCGCCCTGCTGATCGGCGCTGGCAGTGCGATCTGCGGTGCCGCAGCGGTGGCGGCTGCCGACGGCGTGCTCGGCGCGCGTGCCCGCCAGGTGGCGGCAGCGGTGGCGGCGGTGGTGCTGTTCGGCACGCTGGGCATGTACCTGCTGCCCTTGCTGTATCCGGCTCTGGATCTGTCCGGTGCCGACTTCGGCCTGTGGATAGGTCTGACGGTGCATGAACTCGGTCACGTGGTGGCGGCGGCAAGCGCGGTCGGGCCGGAGGCGGCGAGCGCCGCGCTGATCGAGAAGATGATGCGGGTGATGCTGCTGGCGCCGGCGGTGGTGTGGATCGCCTGGCTGGACGGCCGCAGCGGCGGCGGCGGACGGCTGCGGGTGCCTTTCTTCCTGTGGGCCTTCTTCGCCGCGATCGCGCTCAACGCCAGCGGCGTGCTGCCGGCTGCGGTGCAGCAGGCCGGTGCCGGGCTGGCACAGCTGCTGCTCGCGGCCGGACTCGCCGCGCTCGGCGCCGCGACCCGCTTTGCCGACGTCCGCGCGGCGGGCGGCCGGGTGTGGCTGCTGGCGGCGCTGCTGTGGGCCTACCTGCTGTTCGCCGGGTTGGGCATGGTGTATCTGCTGGCCCGGCTGGGCTGA
- a CDS encoding GntR family transcriptional regulator — protein sequence MARPRKSAVENPAVVADHTVTAVSPVPLHTQIREALRRSILDGSYPPHSQMPSESQMMERFGVSRITIRQALGDLQKEGLIFKVMGKGSFVAKPKAFQSLSRLQGFGEAMSPSGYETYSMLLSAREVEAGPLVAQRLSVAEGSTVFEIQRLRYLNREPISVDVSYFPLEIGQRLAQEDLATRDIFVILENDLGHNLTHADVQIEAISAEATLGRHLGMDEGSPLLRIERLTYAGERPIDFEFLYYRGDAFQYRLRIDRS from the coding sequence ATGGCCCGTCCAAGAAAAAGCGCAGTCGAAAACCCGGCGGTGGTCGCCGACCACACGGTCACCGCGGTGTCGCCGGTGCCGTTGCACACCCAGATCCGCGAGGCCCTGCGCCGCAGCATCCTCGACGGCAGCTACCCGCCGCATTCGCAGATGCCGTCCGAGAGCCAGATGATGGAGCGCTTCGGCGTCAGCCGCATCACCATCCGCCAGGCGCTCGGCGACCTGCAGAAGGAGGGGCTGATCTTCAAGGTGATGGGCAAGGGCAGCTTCGTCGCCAAGCCCAAGGCCTTCCAGAGCCTGTCGCGGCTGCAGGGCTTCGGCGAGGCGATGTCGCCGTCCGGCTACGAGACCTATTCGATGCTGCTGAGTGCGCGCGAGGTGGAGGCCGGCCCGCTGGTGGCACAGCGCCTGAGCGTCGCCGAAGGCAGCACGGTGTTCGAGATCCAGCGCCTGCGCTACCTCAACCGCGAGCCCATCTCGGTGGACGTGAGCTACTTCCCGCTCGAGATCGGCCAGCGCCTGGCGCAGGAAGACCTCGCCACCCGCGACATCTTCGTCATCCTCGAGAACGACCTCGGCCACAACCTCACCCATGCCGACGTCCAGATCGAGGCCATCTCGGCCGAAGCCACGCTCGGCCGCCACCTCGGCATGGACGAGGGCTCGCCGCTGCTGCGCATCGAGCGCCTCACCTATGCCGGCGAGCGGCCGATCGACTTCGAGTTCCTCTATTACCGCGGCGATGCCTTCCAGTACCGCCTGCGGATAGACCGTAGCTGA
- a CDS encoding LysR family transcriptional regulator, with the protein MNLHLLRIFVTVVEARSFSRAADQLGISQPATSKAVKELETQLDTVLLDRQGKRFQPNAPGQALYDYGRAIFALEREADEAVKSYYALERGRLVIGASTTIATYWLPSCLVAFHARHPAIEISVLSANTRRITELLLDCRVDVALVEGEVADKRVEIRPWRSEEMIVVAPREAPGGAGDSAAPETRTWVMRESGSGSRAAAERILAEAGIVAPQVVEVGSNEAIVQAVAAGMGLGLVPRICARDQLALGRVRRFALGGGPYSRQLYRMRLPQRPVSQSALAFEALLAG; encoded by the coding sequence ATGAACCTGCACCTGCTCCGCATCTTCGTCACCGTGGTCGAGGCCCGCAGCTTTTCGCGCGCGGCCGACCAGCTCGGCATCAGCCAGCCGGCCACTTCCAAGGCGGTCAAGGAGCTCGAAACCCAGCTCGACACCGTGCTGCTCGACCGCCAGGGCAAGCGCTTCCAGCCGAACGCGCCCGGTCAGGCCCTGTACGACTATGGCCGCGCCATCTTCGCGCTCGAGCGCGAGGCCGACGAGGCGGTGAAGTCCTACTACGCGCTGGAGCGTGGCCGACTGGTGATCGGCGCCAGCACCACCATCGCCACCTACTGGCTGCCGTCCTGCCTGGTGGCCTTCCACGCCCGCCATCCCGCCATAGAGATCAGCGTGCTCAGCGCCAACACCCGCCGCATCACCGAGCTGCTGCTCGACTGCCGGGTGGACGTGGCGCTGGTCGAGGGCGAGGTCGCCGACAAGCGGGTGGAGATCCGGCCGTGGCGCAGCGAGGAGATGATCGTGGTCGCGCCACGGGAAGCGCCGGGCGGGGCGGGCGACAGCGCCGCGCCGGAAACGCGCACCTGGGTGATGCGCGAAAGCGGTTCCGGCAGCCGCGCAGCGGCGGAGCGCATCCTGGCCGAAGCCGGCATCGTCGCGCCGCAGGTGGTGGAGGTGGGGAGCAACGAGGCCATCGTGCAGGCCGTGGCCGCCGGGATGGGGCTAGGCCTCGTGCCGCGCATCTGCGCGCGCGACCAGCTGGCGCTGGGCCGGGTGCGCCGCTTCGCGCTCGGCGGCGGCCCCTATAGCCGCCAGCTCTACCGCATGCGCCTGCCGCAGCGGCCGGTCAGCCAGTCGGCGCTGGCCTTCGAGGCGCTGCTGGCGGGTTGA
- a CDS encoding TetR family transcriptional regulator yields MSTQKAPAPRRTIAKKPAAERTGVRERSAQATRDNILKAAIKVFARHGFAGGRVEQISSAARSYDRMIYYYFGNKEQLYVEVLEEVYRRMDEAERALDLDVGRPREALVEVVRFVWNYYRKNPELISLLNNENLLKGKHISKSQRAREYSSPAIAILDRILARGVADGVFRTDLRARDLYIMIASLGYFYLSNRYTLSAFLGENLDGAEALAHWEQFITDAVLRVVCGDAAGGVVPQAQLSAVAG; encoded by the coding sequence ATGAGCACTCAGAAGGCGCCGGCCCCCCGCCGCACCATCGCGAAGAAGCCCGCCGCCGAACGCACCGGCGTGCGCGAACGTTCCGCCCAGGCCACGCGCGACAACATCCTCAAGGCGGCGATCAAGGTCTTCGCCCGCCACGGCTTCGCCGGCGGCCGGGTGGAGCAGATCTCCAGCGCGGCGCGTTCCTACGACCGCATGATCTACTACTACTTCGGCAACAAGGAGCAGCTCTACGTCGAGGTGCTGGAAGAGGTCTACCGCCGCATGGACGAGGCCGAGCGCGCGCTCGACCTCGACGTCGGCCGCCCGCGCGAGGCGCTGGTCGAGGTGGTGCGCTTCGTCTGGAACTACTACCGCAAGAATCCCGAGCTCATCAGCCTGCTCAACAACGAGAACCTGCTGAAGGGCAAGCACATCAGCAAGTCGCAGCGGGCACGCGAGTATTCCTCGCCGGCGATCGCCATCCTCGACCGCATCCTCGCCCGCGGGGTGGCCGACGGCGTGTTCCGCACCGATCTGCGCGCGCGCGACCTCTACATCATGATCGCCTCGCTGGGCTACTTCTACCTGTCCAACCGCTACACGCTGTCGGCCTTCCTCGGCGAGAACCTGGACGGCGCCGAGGCGCTCGCGCACTGGGAGCAGTTCATCACCGACGCGGTGCTGCGGGTGGTGTGCGGCGATGCCGCCGGTGGCGTCGTGCCGCAGGCGCAGCTGAGCGCCGTGGCGGGCTGA
- a CDS encoding ABC transporter ATP-binding protein: protein MIDREPPAPLLTVEGLNAWYGAAHILFDVGFEVKRGEVVALMGRNGAGKSTTFKALMGLLERRKGSVKLMGQDISGRSPSQIARMGLGFVPEDRRIFTDLTIAENLEVGRQAPRRWPDDSPAPEWTPEKLYALFPNLREMGPDRPGGRMSGGEQQMLTVSRTLMGNPYLVLLDEPSEGVAPVIVEQMAHMILALKAQGVSILLSEQNVHFAELVSDRAYVLEKGQIRFSGTMAELAENEDVRRSYLTV from the coding sequence ATGATCGACAGGGAACCGCCCGCTCCGCTGCTCACGGTGGAAGGGCTCAATGCCTGGTACGGCGCCGCCCACATCCTGTTCGACGTGGGTTTCGAGGTGAAGCGCGGCGAGGTGGTGGCGCTGATGGGGCGCAACGGCGCCGGCAAGTCCACCACCTTCAAGGCGCTGATGGGCCTGCTCGAACGCCGCAAGGGTAGCGTCAAGCTGATGGGGCAGGACATCTCCGGCCGCAGCCCGTCGCAGATCGCCCGCATGGGCCTGGGTTTCGTGCCGGAGGACCGCCGCATCTTCACCGACCTGACCATCGCCGAGAATCTGGAAGTCGGCCGCCAGGCGCCGCGGCGCTGGCCGGACGACAGTCCGGCGCCGGAATGGACGCCGGAGAAGCTCTACGCGCTCTTCCCCAACCTGCGGGAAATGGGGCCGGACCGTCCCGGCGGCCGCATGAGCGGCGGCGAGCAGCAGATGCTGACGGTGTCGCGCACGCTGATGGGCAACCCTTACCTGGTGCTGCTGGACGAACCCTCGGAAGGGGTGGCGCCGGTCATCGTCGAGCAGATGGCGCACATGATCCTGGCCTTGAAGGCGCAGGGCGTGAGCATCCTGCTGTCGGAGCAGAACGTGCATTTCGCCGAACTGGTGTCGGATCGCGCCTATGTGCTGGAGAAGGGGCAGATCCGCTTCTCCGGCACCATGGCCGAACTGGCGGAGAACGAGGACGTACGCCGTTCCTATCTGACCGTATGA
- a CDS encoding transglycosylase SLT domain-containing protein, giving the protein MRPLAQIRRRFFLLAAALTAGVSLAWAGDAPPADDAPAWSDEPPVLARLLESGYRAERTRLPELAVARYCAAARAGSIEGQYRLGRLYLTGRGVTREAAVAAALLGSAARNGHEQAAALLGSDRLAAVERLPDCMLDTRDVALAETDEAVPHEVVDRYVQALPGDKRRNAMLVQKLAPRFAVDPRLALAIVRTESNFDAAAVSPKNAQGLMQLIPETAERFGVRNALDPEQNVRGGLAYLRWLLKQYEGDVALASAAYNAGEGAVARFGGVPPYAETQEYVRRVLAFYRSSRHRLPGADLAVAELAGRG; this is encoded by the coding sequence ATGCGCCCTCTCGCCCAGATCCGTCGCCGCTTCTTCCTGCTCGCTGCTGCACTGACGGCCGGTGTCTCGCTTGCATGGGCGGGCGATGCGCCGCCAGCGGACGATGCGCCTGCCTGGTCCGACGAACCGCCGGTGCTTGCGCGCCTGCTCGAGTCGGGCTATCGCGCCGAGCGCACCCGCCTGCCGGAACTGGCGGTAGCGCGTTACTGCGCGGCGGCGCGCGCGGGCAGCATCGAAGGCCAGTACCGTCTCGGCCGTCTCTATCTGACCGGGCGCGGCGTCACCCGCGAAGCCGCGGTGGCGGCGGCGCTGCTCGGCAGCGCGGCGCGCAACGGCCACGAACAGGCGGCAGCCCTGCTGGGCAGCGACCGGCTGGCGGCGGTCGAGCGCCTGCCCGACTGCATGCTCGACACCCGCGATGTCGCCCTTGCCGAGACCGACGAGGCGGTGCCGCACGAGGTGGTGGACCGCTACGTCCAGGCCTTGCCGGGCGACAAGCGCCGGAACGCGATGCTGGTGCAGAAGCTGGCGCCGCGCTTCGCGGTCGATCCGCGCCTGGCGCTGGCCATCGTCCGCACCGAGTCCAATTTCGACGCCGCCGCGGTGTCGCCGAAGAACGCCCAGGGCCTGATGCAGCTGATCCCGGAAACCGCAGAGCGTTTCGGCGTGCGCAACGCGCTCGACCCGGAGCAGAACGTGCGCGGCGGACTGGCCTATCTGCGCTGGCTGCTCAAGCAGTACGAGGGCGACGTGGCGCTGGCTTCGGCCGCCTACAACGCCGGCGAGGGCGCGGTGGCGCGCTTCGGCGGCGTGCCGCCCTACGCCGAAACGCAGGAATACGTGCGCCGTGTGCTCGCCTTCTACCGTTCCTCGCGCCATCGCCTGCCGGGTGCCGACCTCGCGGTGGCCGAACTGGCGGGACGCGGCTGA
- a CDS encoding sulfite exporter TauE/SafE family protein: MNEISHFLAARDALTWGVVLLAALAGGALRGLTGFGSALLMAPLMSMVLSARETMCLVTLLNALPMGRATLVAAGRAIDREVMLPMSIAAFVGVPCGIALVGALPAQAFGIVIGVAVIASALALMSGVVLVGARSLRLSVGVGMLSGVLTGFGGVGGPPAILYLLGVEPDGHRARANFIVFFAALYPVAVAAVALLGLLSWADVMLGLVLAPLFHLGGIGGTRLYRRIGKRHFRPFVLVLLVVAGVMAAWPRGAQATSSGVVRAVHSNLVQGALVRCETALPGVASGTSNFQKNKAKTIG; the protein is encoded by the coding sequence TTGAACGAAATCTCCCACTTCCTCGCCGCCCGCGACGCGCTTACCTGGGGCGTGGTGCTGCTCGCCGCGCTGGCCGGCGGCGCGCTGCGCGGACTCACCGGTTTCGGCTCGGCGCTGTTGATGGCGCCGCTGATGTCCATGGTGCTGAGCGCGCGCGAAACCATGTGCCTGGTCACCTTGCTGAACGCCTTGCCGATGGGGCGCGCCACGCTGGTCGCCGCAGGGCGCGCGATCGACCGCGAGGTGATGCTGCCGATGAGCATCGCCGCCTTCGTCGGTGTGCCCTGCGGCATCGCCCTGGTCGGCGCATTGCCGGCCCAGGCCTTCGGCATCGTCATCGGCGTGGCGGTGATCGCCAGCGCGCTGGCGCTGATGTCGGGCGTCGTGCTGGTCGGTGCGCGCTCGCTGCGGCTGTCCGTCGGCGTCGGCATGCTGAGCGGCGTGCTCACCGGTTTCGGCGGCGTCGGCGGTCCGCCCGCCATTCTGTACCTGCTTGGCGTGGAGCCGGACGGCCATCGCGCGCGCGCCAACTTCATCGTGTTCTTCGCCGCGCTCTATCCGGTGGCGGTGGCGGCGGTCGCGCTGCTGGGGCTGCTGTCGTGGGCCGACGTGATGCTCGGGCTGGTACTGGCGCCGCTTTTTCACCTCGGCGGCATCGGCGGGACGCGGCTTTACCGGCGTATCGGCAAGCGTCATTTCCGCCCCTTCGTGCTGGTGCTGCTGGTCGTTGCCGGGGTGATGGCGGCGTGGCCGCGCGGCGCGCAGGCGACGTCGTCCGGGGTGGTGCGCGCGGTGCATTCGAACTTGGTGCAGGGCGCACTTGTGCGGTGCGAAACCGCGCTGCCCGGCGTTGCGTCCGGCACGTCGAACTTTCAGAAAAACAAAGCAAAAACAATTGGTTGA
- a CDS encoding ABC transporter ATP-binding protein, protein MSLLQIRGLQKSFGGVKAVDGIDFDVAAGELLALIGPNGAGKSTTFNMVNGQLRASGGSVKLDGRELVGLKPREIWKLGVGRTFQIAETFASLTVVENVQMALISARGKLYSLWSRAAGEFRNEALELLEQVGMKADADRPCSALAYGDVKRVELAIALANDPKLLLMDEPTAGMAPKERNDLMALTKRLVVERKLAVLFTEHSMDVVFAYADRMIVLARGRLIAAGSGEEIRNHPKVQEVYFGSGKTFEKPAAAKEAA, encoded by the coding sequence ATGAGCCTGTTGCAAATACGCGGACTGCAGAAGTCCTTCGGCGGGGTGAAGGCGGTGGACGGCATCGATTTCGATGTCGCCGCCGGCGAACTGCTCGCCCTGATCGGCCCCAACGGTGCCGGCAAATCCACCACCTTCAACATGGTGAACGGCCAGCTGCGCGCGTCCGGCGGCTCGGTGAAGCTGGACGGCCGCGAGCTGGTCGGCCTCAAGCCGCGCGAGATCTGGAAGCTGGGCGTGGGCCGCACCTTCCAGATCGCCGAGACCTTCGCCTCGCTGACCGTGGTGGAAAACGTGCAGATGGCGCTGATCTCGGCGCGCGGCAAGCTGTACTCGCTGTGGTCGCGCGCGGCCGGCGAGTTCCGCAACGAGGCGCTGGAACTGCTCGAGCAGGTGGGTATGAAGGCCGACGCCGACCGCCCCTGCAGCGCGCTCGCCTACGGCGACGTCAAGCGGGTGGAACTGGCGATCGCACTCGCCAACGATCCCAAGCTGCTGCTGATGGACGAGCCCACCGCCGGCATGGCGCCCAAGGAGCGCAACGACCTGATGGCGCTGACCAAGCGCCTGGTGGTCGAACGCAAGCTGGCGGTGTTGTTCACCGAGCACAGCATGGACGTGGTCTTCGCCTACGCCGACCGCATGATTGTGCTCGCCCGCGGGCGGCTGATCGCGGCCGGGTCCGGCGAGGAGATCCGCAATCATCCCAAGGTGCAGGAAGTCTATTTCGGCAGCGGCAAGACCTTCGAGAAGCCGGCTGCCGCCAAGGAGGCCGCATGA